The Mycolicibacterium fluoranthenivorans genome has a window encoding:
- a CDS encoding GlsB/YeaQ/YmgE family stress response membrane protein produces MLATILGAIVVGLIIGALARLIMPGKQNIGVIMTVTLGALGSLAGTWLCYQFGYSNENGGFAIIPFLVGIIVAVVLIAIYLGVTGRRGARR; encoded by the coding sequence ATGCTCGCAACCATCCTCGGCGCCATTGTCGTCGGGTTGATCATCGGTGCGCTCGCCCGACTGATCATGCCCGGCAAACAGAACATCGGCGTCATCATGACCGTGACTCTGGGTGCGCTGGGATCCCTGGCAGGTACATGGCTGTGTTATCAGTTCGGCTACAGCAACGAAAACGGTGGCTTCGCAATCATTCCGTTCTTGGTCGGCATCATCGTCGCCGTTGTCTTGATCGCCATTTATCTGGGCGTCACCGGTCGCCGGGGTGCGCGACGGTAG